TGTTAAGGCAAGTAGCGGCGGCACTTCAAGATGCGCTGCCTGACCATGCCCATGCTGCTGCGGGCCCTGGCCCAGGCCACACATGCAGGACCTCCTGGTGGCCGGACCCTCCACAGCAGTGCAGTGGCAGCCACTTACAAGTATGTGAACCTGCAGGAGTCTAAGACGGACATGAAGTCAGTGACTGACCAGGCAGCCCGGACCCTGCTGTGGACTGAGCTCTTCCGAGGCCTGGGCATGACCCTGAGCTACCTGTTCCGGGAACCCGCCACCATCAACTACCCGTTGGAGAAGGGCCCGCTGAGCCCTCGCTTCCGTGGGGAGCACGCACTGCGCCGGTACCCATCCGGGA
The Chlorocebus sabaeus isolate Y175 chromosome 23, mChlSab1.0.hap1, whole genome shotgun sequence DNA segment above includes these coding regions:
- the LOC140709945 gene encoding NADH dehydrogenase [ubiquinone] iron-sulfur protein 8, mitochondrial-like, whose product is MRCLTMPMLLRALAQATHAGPPGGRTLHSSAVAATYKYVNLQESKTDMKSVTDQAARTLLWTELFRGLGMTLSYLFREPATINYPLEKGPLSPRFRGEHALRRYPSGKEHCIACKLCQAVCTAQAITIEAEPRADGSRRTTRCDIDMTKCIYCGFCQEACPMDAIVEGPNFEFSTETHEELLYNKEKLLNNGDKWEAEIATNIQADYLYR